In Triticum aestivum cultivar Chinese Spring chromosome 5B, IWGSC CS RefSeq v2.1, whole genome shotgun sequence, the following proteins share a genomic window:
- the LOC123117306 gene encoding two-component response regulator ORR42-like, translating into MASKAQGSSCVKVLVVEDNTVQRMVLSQLLRNFQCEITLTVNGKEAVDLFLEGKKFDIIFCDKDMPIMTGPEAVVKIRAMEETDVKIVGMSADDNAMEVFISAGADIFVPKPIKVQELESVIKEVINKKKNTMV; encoded by the exons ATGGCATCCAAGGCCCAAGGATCCTCCTGTGTGAAGGTACTAGTTGTTGAGGACAACACAGTTCAAAGGATGGTCCTCTCGCAGCTGTTACGCAATTTTCAATGTGAGATTACTCTCACCGTGAATGGAAAAGAAGCAGTTGACCTATTCCTTGAGGGGAAGAAGTTTGACATTATATTTTGCGACAAGGACATGCCCATCATGACTGGTCCTGAG GCAGTTGTAAAGATCCGTGCTATGGAGGAAACTGATGTGAAGATTGTTGGGATGTCAGCTGATGACAATGCCATGGAGGTGTTCATAAGTGCTGGTGCTGATATTTTTGTGCCCAAGCCTATCAAGGTTCAGGAACTCGAGTCCGTAATTAAGGAAgtcatcaacaagaagaagaacacCATGGTCTAG